In one window of Comamonas testosteroni DNA:
- a CDS encoding DUF6630 family protein — protein MPAYALLLAHNEHPSPSTQWPAEPGGSCDGWAEWFSSTPLLFSVLLGDARQLPELVPCSAYQDRQSLSALAAPMEQVRARWQWLKGVIAPLPSKGPAHWPDSIKRQWQQIDHTISTSTRQWLLLDCATLCPHDFDEAEFTTFLQAQRERCRQWSCSGGELPESLQALKRAPQSHLGWWSDSVIARTEVIEQQSEEDWPAWLADHYEPRHHGAWDEATESYYVMPRLHPRTGLKPQNEAERDHWPVGMVTPYGRWLQRPLEGARMAFVSGEHLSVHYPETTPGEGAKSGIKDLNGIWLVSPSEVYRDAYAVTPQVMACRSPGQENMQDLRSLPSLALLHEGLSSIDYNEEQDEFIRAEKGPYGNSRQLLLKADGLPLFDASRYWHINDFSAKTNLAVACVREPFVNEQGEQEHRILEGVIDIRGQEIIPCRFKTIERGFSSSPPKVFPGRKLLAITEKGEPRIFNTKGKLLAAPDIWCPPLNCSPKKNELLTFMGEGPEAELVMFSLQDFSITRTGETWEDYRNALRGMFKGLSGDIPEPTTMTRAELIEAEDEDWMQDMSRILCLNDQSRAAQLLLQWRDCVAAPDPEDMGWDEDDEIDPDVMHLPAGENALTLYWVHLLAVADQFARFDWKDAEGIAATHWLPGTDDWQWDTPADGVESGLESMAEHLTGRQLALIKLATDDDSLRVTVVRAADAEDFMERLAQAHISAWNYSAN, from the coding sequence ATGCCCGCCTACGCCCTGCTGCTTGCCCACAACGAACACCCCAGTCCCTCGACACAGTGGCCCGCAGAACCCGGCGGCAGCTGCGACGGCTGGGCCGAGTGGTTCAGCAGCACGCCGCTGCTGTTCAGCGTGCTGCTCGGCGATGCGCGCCAGCTGCCCGAGCTGGTGCCCTGCAGCGCCTATCAGGACAGGCAAAGCCTCTCGGCCCTGGCCGCCCCCATGGAGCAGGTCCGGGCCCGCTGGCAATGGCTCAAGGGCGTGATTGCGCCACTGCCCTCAAAAGGCCCTGCGCATTGGCCCGATTCCATCAAGAGGCAATGGCAGCAAATCGACCACACCATCAGCACCAGCACGCGCCAATGGCTGTTGCTGGACTGCGCCACGCTATGTCCGCATGACTTTGACGAGGCCGAGTTCACGACCTTTTTGCAGGCCCAGCGCGAGCGATGCCGGCAATGGAGCTGCAGCGGCGGCGAGCTGCCCGAATCTCTGCAGGCCTTGAAACGGGCGCCGCAATCCCATCTGGGATGGTGGAGCGATTCGGTCATTGCCCGCACCGAGGTCATCGAGCAGCAAAGCGAAGAAGACTGGCCCGCCTGGCTGGCCGATCACTACGAGCCGCGCCACCATGGCGCCTGGGACGAAGCGACCGAAAGCTATTACGTCATGCCCAGGCTGCACCCGCGCACGGGCCTGAAGCCACAGAACGAGGCCGAGCGCGACCACTGGCCTGTGGGCATGGTCACGCCCTATGGCCGCTGGCTGCAGCGCCCCCTGGAGGGCGCGAGGATGGCCTTTGTCTCTGGCGAGCATCTGAGCGTGCACTACCCCGAGACCACGCCGGGCGAAGGTGCGAAGTCCGGCATCAAGGATTTGAACGGCATCTGGCTGGTATCGCCCTCCGAGGTCTATCGCGACGCCTATGCCGTCACGCCCCAGGTGATGGCCTGCCGATCGCCGGGGCAGGAAAACATGCAGGACCTGCGCAGCCTGCCCAGCCTCGCGCTGCTGCACGAGGGGCTCAGCAGCATCGACTACAACGAGGAACAGGACGAATTCATCCGCGCCGAAAAAGGCCCATACGGCAACTCGCGCCAGCTGCTGCTCAAGGCAGACGGCCTGCCGCTGTTCGATGCCAGCCGCTACTGGCACATCAACGACTTCAGCGCCAAGACAAACCTGGCCGTCGCCTGCGTCCGGGAACCCTTTGTCAACGAGCAGGGCGAGCAAGAGCACCGCATCCTCGAAGGCGTGATCGACATCCGAGGCCAGGAAATCATCCCCTGTCGGTTCAAGACCATAGAGCGCGGCTTCAGCAGCTCGCCCCCCAAGGTATTTCCCGGCCGCAAGCTTCTGGCCATCACCGAAAAAGGCGAGCCGCGCATCTTCAACACCAAAGGCAAGCTGCTGGCTGCCCCCGATATCTGGTGCCCGCCGCTGAACTGCAGTCCGAAGAAAAATGAGCTGCTCACCTTTATGGGCGAAGGTCCGGAGGCCGAGTTGGTCATGTTCTCCCTCCAGGATTTCAGCATCACCCGCACCGGAGAAACCTGGGAGGACTACCGCAATGCGCTGCGCGGCATGTTCAAGGGCCTGAGTGGAGACATCCCCGAGCCCACGACCATGACCCGCGCGGAACTGATAGAGGCAGAGGATGAGGACTGGATGCAGGATATGTCGCGCATTCTCTGCCTGAATGACCAAAGCCGGGCCGCACAGCTGCTGCTGCAATGGCGCGACTGCGTGGCGGCACCTGATCCTGAGGACATGGGCTGGGACGAAGATGACGAGATCGACCCCGATGTCATGCATCTGCCCGCAGGCGAGAACGCGCTGACCCTGTACTGGGTGCATCTGCTTGCCGTTGCCGATCAGTTCGCCCGATTTGACTGGAAGGATGCCGAGGGCATTGCCGCCACGCACTGGCTGCCCGGCACCGATGACTGGCAATGGGACACGCCTGCTGACGGTGTTGAATCGGGCCTGGAGAGCATGGCCGAACATCTGACCGGCCGCCAGCTGGCCCTGATCAAGCTGGCCACCGATGACGACAGCCTGCGCGTGACCGTGGTGCGCGCGGCAGATGCCGAGGACTTCATGGAGCGGCTGGCGCAGGCCCATATCAGCGCCTGGAACTACAGCGCGAACTGA
- a CDS encoding SDR family oxidoreductase, with product MARIIITGASDGIGAEMARQLAQTHGSGLQLTLAARNAGNLLAVAEQCQALGAQVLTVPTDVSEEAQCRALIDAAVQQFGGLDALINNAGISAHALFEQVSAQDLGWYERLMRVNLWGSVWCTHAALPHLKASKGSIVAVSSLAGLIGVPGRTAYSASKFAMAGFFEALRIELKPAGVSVTTAYPGVVDTRIRYHGYNARGETAGVSGLKEDGAMTAVECARLILDGLKRRQREVVMTGKGKLGRFIKLIAPGMVEDMALAALKDDVKPH from the coding sequence ATGGCCCGCATCATCATCACCGGAGCCTCGGACGGCATAGGCGCCGAAATGGCCCGCCAGCTGGCACAAACCCATGGCAGCGGGCTGCAGCTGACGCTGGCTGCGCGCAATGCCGGCAATCTGCTAGCCGTGGCAGAGCAATGCCAGGCCCTGGGGGCGCAGGTGCTGACAGTCCCCACCGATGTGAGCGAAGAGGCCCAGTGCCGCGCGCTGATCGACGCCGCCGTGCAGCAGTTTGGCGGGCTGGACGCCCTGATCAACAACGCCGGGATCTCGGCCCATGCGCTGTTCGAGCAGGTCAGCGCACAAGACCTGGGCTGGTATGAAAGATTGATGCGCGTCAACCTCTGGGGCAGCGTCTGGTGCACCCATGCGGCACTGCCGCACCTCAAGGCCAGCAAGGGCTCCATCGTCGCCGTGTCTTCGCTGGCCGGGCTGATCGGCGTGCCGGGCCGCACGGCCTACAGCGCCAGCAAGTTCGCCATGGCCGGCTTCTTCGAAGCCCTGCGCATCGAGCTCAAGCCCGCCGGCGTGAGCGTGACCACCGCCTACCCCGGCGTGGTGGATACGCGCATCCGCTACCACGGCTACAACGCCAGAGGCGAGACCGCAGGCGTCAGCGGCCTCAAGGAAGACGGCGCGATGACGGCGGTCGAATGCGCGCGCCTCATCCTTGACGGCCTGAAGCGCCGCCAGCGCGAGGTGGTGATGACCGGCAAGGGCAAGCTGGGCCGCTTCATCAAGCTGATCGCCCCGGGCATGGTGGAAGACATGGCCCTGGCCGCGCTCAAGGACGATGTGAAGCCGCACTGA
- a CDS encoding DNA topoisomerase IV subunit B: protein MAVKPSNEYSEGSIRVLKGLEPVKQRPGMYTRTDNPLHILQEVIDNAADEALAGYGKKIKFTMHADGSYSVEDDGRGIPFGLHPEEKAPVVELVFTRLHAGGKFDKGNGGAYSFSGGLHGVGVSVTNALATRLEVQVHRDGQVATLVFSGGDVIEPLKVRPLQAGERKQGTTVRAWPDAKYFESSALPMGELVHLLRSKAVLMPGVAVSLTNEKSRDTQSWQFKGGLRDYLAQSLHGEPVIPLFEGEGFADKNNDSFAEGEGAAWCVAFTEDGAPLRESYVNLIPTTAGGTHDSGLRDGLFQAVKAFIDMHSLLPKGVKLMPDDVFARASYVLNAKVLDPQFQGQIKERLNSRDAVRLVSGFVRPALELWLNEHVDWGKKLAEIAIKAAQTRQKAGQKVEKRKGSGVAVLPGKLTDCESKDIAVNEVFLVEGDSAGGSAKMGRDKETQAILPLRGKVLNTWEVDRDRLFANNEIHDISVAIGVDPHGPNDEPDLSGLRYGKICILSDADVDGSHIQVLLLTLFFKHFPKLIEAGHIHVALPPLFRVDVPARGKKPAIKVYALDAGELDAIIEKCAKDGVPREKCQVSRFKGLGEMNAEQLWETTLNPDTRRMPAVQFMNMDFSEAAAVVTKLMGKGEAAARRELMELHGDAVEVDI, encoded by the coding sequence ATGGCAGTCAAACCGTCCAACGAATATTCCGAAGGCTCGATCCGCGTTCTCAAGGGTCTTGAGCCTGTCAAACAGCGTCCCGGCATGTATACGCGCACCGACAACCCCCTGCACATCCTGCAGGAGGTGATCGACAACGCGGCCGACGAGGCGCTTGCCGGCTATGGCAAGAAGATCAAGTTCACCATGCATGCCGACGGCTCCTACAGCGTGGAGGACGACGGGCGCGGCATTCCCTTTGGTCTGCACCCCGAAGAGAAGGCGCCCGTGGTGGAGCTGGTCTTCACGCGTTTGCACGCGGGCGGCAAGTTCGACAAGGGCAATGGCGGCGCCTACAGCTTCTCGGGCGGTCTGCATGGCGTGGGCGTCTCGGTGACGAATGCGCTGGCCACGCGTCTGGAGGTGCAGGTGCACCGCGACGGCCAGGTGGCCACGCTGGTGTTCTCGGGCGGCGATGTGATCGAGCCGCTGAAGGTGCGCCCTTTGCAGGCCGGCGAGCGCAAGCAGGGCACGACGGTGCGTGCCTGGCCCGATGCCAAATACTTTGAATCCTCGGCCCTGCCCATGGGCGAGCTGGTGCATCTGCTGCGCAGCAAGGCCGTGCTCATGCCCGGCGTGGCTGTTTCGCTGACCAATGAAAAGTCGCGTGACACCCAGAGCTGGCAGTTCAAGGGCGGTCTGCGCGACTATCTGGCGCAGAGCCTGCATGGCGAGCCCGTCATCCCCCTGTTCGAGGGCGAGGGCTTTGCCGACAAGAACAACGACAGCTTTGCCGAAGGCGAGGGCGCGGCCTGGTGCGTGGCCTTCACCGAAGACGGCGCGCCGCTGCGCGAAAGCTATGTCAACCTGATTCCCACCACCGCTGGCGGCACGCATGACAGCGGCCTGCGCGACGGCCTGTTCCAGGCCGTCAAGGCCTTCATCGACATGCACTCGCTGCTGCCCAAGGGCGTCAAGCTCATGCCCGACGACGTGTTTGCGCGCGCCAGCTATGTGCTCAACGCCAAGGTGCTGGATCCGCAGTTCCAGGGCCAGATCAAGGAGCGCCTGAACTCGCGCGACGCCGTGCGTCTGGTCTCGGGCTTTGTGCGCCCGGCGCTGGAGCTGTGGCTCAACGAGCATGTGGACTGGGGCAAGAAGCTGGCCGAGATTGCCATCAAGGCCGCCCAGACCCGCCAGAAGGCCGGCCAGAAGGTGGAAAAGCGCAAGGGCAGCGGCGTGGCCGTGCTGCCCGGCAAGCTGACCGATTGCGAGAGCAAGGACATAGCCGTCAACGAGGTGTTTCTGGTCGAGGGCGACTCTGCCGGCGGAAGCGCCAAGATGGGCCGCGACAAGGAAACCCAGGCCATCCTGCCGCTGCGCGGCAAGGTGCTCAACACCTGGGAGGTGGACCGCGACCGGCTGTTCGCCAACAACGAAATCCACGATATTTCGGTGGCGATCGGTGTGGACCCGCATGGCCCCAATGACGAGCCCGATCTCTCCGGTCTGCGCTACGGCAAGATCTGCATTCTCTCGGATGCGGACGTGGACGGCTCGCACATCCAGGTGCTGCTGCTGACGCTGTTCTTCAAGCATTTCCCCAAGCTCATCGAAGCCGGTCACATCCATGTGGCGCTGCCGCCGCTGTTCCGGGTGGATGTGCCTGCGCGCGGCAAGAAGCCGGCCATCAAGGTCTATGCGCTCGATGCGGGCGAGCTCGATGCCATCATCGAGAAATGCGCCAAGGACGGCGTGCCGCGCGAGAAATGCCAGGTCAGCCGCTTCAAGGGCCTGGGCGAGATGAATGCCGAGCAGCTGTGGGAAACCACGCTGAACCCCGATACGCGTCGCATGCCTGCCGTGCAGTTCATGAACATGGACTTTTCCGAGGCGGCAGCCGTCGTCACCAAGCTCATGGGCAAGGGCGAAGCCGCCGCCCGCCGCGAGCTGATGGAGCTGCATGGCGATGCCGTGGAGGTCGATATCTAG
- a CDS encoding MFS transporter gives MSMAQILLCGGAIVTLSMGIRHGFGLWLQPITQEMGWTRESFSLAIAVQNLSWGILGIFVGMLADRIGAFKVLIGGSVLYALGLVGMALSPSSTVFLLTAGVLIGAAQAGTTYAVIYGVLGRQIPVARRSWAMGVAAAAGSFGQFFMVPVEGKLIAQFGWSNALLILALFALLITALAFGLREPGFGGSTPIKREQTVGQALREAWTYPSFLLLMAGYFVCGFQVMFIGVHMPSYLKDFGMAPHVASYSLALVGLFNIFGTYLAGNLGQKLPKRYLLSGIYGLRSVATVAFLLAPLSPWSVYAFCAAMGFLWLSTVPLTNATIAQIFGVQHLSMLGGFVFFSHQIGSFLGVWLGGYLYDINGNYDMVWYLSIALGIFAAVVNLPVRETAIVRSTPSVA, from the coding sequence ATGTCCATGGCGCAGATTCTTCTGTGCGGTGGCGCCATCGTCACGCTCTCCATGGGCATACGCCACGGCTTCGGCCTGTGGCTGCAACCCATCACCCAGGAGATGGGCTGGACGCGCGAGAGCTTTTCCCTGGCCATTGCCGTGCAGAACCTGTCCTGGGGCATCTTGGGCATCTTCGTCGGCATGCTGGCCGATCGCATCGGTGCCTTCAAGGTGCTGATCGGCGGCTCCGTCCTCTACGCCCTGGGGCTGGTCGGCATGGCGCTGTCGCCGAGTTCCACGGTGTTCCTGCTGACCGCCGGCGTGCTGATCGGCGCGGCCCAGGCCGGCACCACCTATGCCGTGATCTACGGCGTGCTGGGCCGGCAGATTCCCGTGGCGCGGCGCAGCTGGGCCATGGGCGTGGCAGCGGCCGCGGGATCGTTCGGCCAGTTCTTCATGGTGCCCGTGGAGGGCAAGCTGATCGCGCAGTTCGGCTGGTCCAATGCCTTGCTGATACTGGCGCTGTTCGCGCTGCTGATTACCGCGCTGGCCTTTGGCCTGCGCGAGCCGGGCTTTGGCGGCAGCACGCCCATCAAGCGCGAGCAGACCGTGGGGCAGGCGCTCAGGGAAGCCTGGACCTACCCCAGCTTTCTGCTGCTGATGGCGGGCTACTTTGTCTGCGGCTTCCAGGTCATGTTCATTGGCGTGCACATGCCCAGCTATCTGAAGGACTTCGGCATGGCGCCCCATGTGGCCAGCTATTCGCTGGCCCTGGTCGGCCTGTTCAATATCTTCGGCACCTATCTGGCCGGCAATCTGGGCCAGAAGCTGCCCAAGCGCTATCTGCTGTCGGGCATCTACGGCCTGCGCTCGGTGGCCACCGTGGCCTTTTTGCTGGCCCCGCTCTCGCCCTGGTCGGTCTATGCCTTCTGCGCCGCCATGGGCTTTCTGTGGCTGTCCACCGTGCCGCTGACCAATGCCACCATCGCCCAGATCTTCGGCGTGCAGCATCTGTCCATGCTGGGCGGCTTTGTCTTCTTCAGCCACCAGATCGGCAGCTTCCTGGGCGTATGGCTGGGCGGCTATCTCTACGACATCAACGGCAACTACGACATGGTCTGGTACCTCTCGATTGCCCTGGGCATTTTTGCCGCCGTCGTCAACCTGCCCGTGCGCGAGACAGCCATTGTTCGCAGCACGCCCAGCGTCGCCTGA
- a CDS encoding class I SAM-dependent methyltransferase has protein sequence MTSHSQPPAPAPIPATTASHCAPAPSAWIARFAHLVRPQGSVLDLACGMGRHTRFFSALNHTLTSVDKAPEATRSVADIAEAITADIENNAWPLTGRSFDGVVVTNYLWRPLWPLILDSVKPGGVLLYETFAQGNEAYGKPSRPDFLLAPGELLQVCAGWNIVAYEHGLLEQPARVVQRIAAIRPDGATAPAAPTAPAAPVALLQA, from the coding sequence ATGACCAGCCACTCCCAGCCTCCCGCACCCGCCCCCATTCCTGCTACGACCGCCAGCCACTGCGCGCCGGCGCCCTCCGCCTGGATTGCCCGCTTTGCCCATCTGGTACGCCCGCAGGGCTCGGTGCTGGATCTGGCCTGCGGCATGGGCCGCCATACCCGCTTCTTCTCGGCCTTGAACCACACGCTGACCAGCGTGGACAAGGCGCCGGAGGCGACGCGGTCCGTGGCGGATATCGCCGAGGCGATTACCGCCGACATCGAAAACAACGCCTGGCCGCTGACGGGCCGCAGCTTTGACGGCGTGGTCGTCACCAACTATCTGTGGCGTCCGCTGTGGCCGCTGATTCTGGACAGCGTCAAGCCCGGCGGCGTGCTGCTCTACGAAACCTTCGCCCAGGGCAACGAAGCCTATGGCAAGCCCTCGCGCCCGGACTTCCTGCTGGCGCCCGGCGAGCTGCTGCAAGTCTGCGCCGGCTGGAACATCGTCGCCTACGAACACGGCCTGCTTGAGCAGCCCGCGCGCGTGGTGCAGCGCATTGCCGCCATCCGGCCCGATGGCGCGACCGCACCTGCCGCACCCACTGCACCTGCCGCACCCGTTGCACTTTTGCAAGCCTGA
- the bamC gene encoding outer membrane protein assembly factor BamC, producing MKQQTARLSLLSIALGLSACTTTFQETKIDYKSAGKNQAPSLEVPPDLTQLSQDSRYTVPGGVVSAAAMQANAKAAKPADNNTAANKIGDVRIERDGAEHWLVVDRAADKLWEPTRDFWLENGFIYSMEDRQLGILETDWAENRAKLPQDIIRRSLGKVFDSLYSTSERDKFRTRLEREPDGKTRIYVTHRGMQEVYTSERKDNTIWQPRPRDPELETEFLRRIMVKLGVSEEQASAVAKADRSAATTSTGARMDTINGVPTLQLQEGFERAWRRVGVALDRTGFTVEDRDRSRGLYYVRYVDPNAKPEAKGFFSKIFSQGKEAAAPQKYQIQVKGDGNKSQVSVLNEQGQPDSSANGQRIVRIITDDLK from the coding sequence GTGAAACAACAAACAGCACGTTTGAGCCTGCTCAGCATCGCGCTGGGCCTGTCTGCCTGCACGACCACGTTCCAAGAGACCAAGATCGACTACAAGAGCGCGGGCAAGAATCAGGCCCCCTCTCTTGAAGTCCCTCCGGATCTGACGCAGCTGTCGCAAGACTCGCGCTATACCGTCCCTGGTGGCGTGGTATCCGCTGCTGCCATGCAGGCCAATGCCAAGGCAGCCAAGCCCGCCGACAACAACACAGCAGCCAACAAGATTGGCGACGTCCGCATCGAGCGCGACGGTGCCGAACATTGGCTCGTGGTTGATCGTGCAGCCGACAAGCTCTGGGAACCCACTCGCGACTTCTGGCTGGAAAACGGTTTCATCTACTCGATGGAAGACCGCCAGTTGGGCATTCTCGAGACCGACTGGGCCGAAAACCGGGCCAAGCTGCCTCAGGACATCATCCGCAGAAGCCTGGGCAAGGTGTTCGATTCGCTCTACTCCACCAGCGAGCGCGACAAGTTCCGCACCCGCCTGGAGCGCGAGCCCGATGGCAAGACCCGCATCTACGTCACCCACCGTGGCATGCAGGAGGTCTACACCAGCGAGCGCAAGGACAACACCATCTGGCAACCACGTCCTCGCGACCCCGAACTGGAAACCGAATTCCTGCGCCGCATCATGGTCAAGCTGGGCGTGAGCGAAGAGCAGGCCTCTGCCGTCGCCAAGGCCGATAGGTCTGCGGCCACCACCTCGACCGGCGCACGCATGGACACCATCAACGGCGTGCCCACTCTGCAGCTGCAAGAAGGCTTTGAGCGCGCATGGCGCCGCGTTGGCGTGGCACTGGACCGCACCGGCTTCACCGTGGAAGACCGCGACCGCAGCCGTGGCCTGTACTATGTGCGCTACGTGGACCCGAACGCCAAGCCTGAGGCCAAGGGCTTCTTCAGCAAGATCTTCAGCCAGGGCAAGGAAGCTGCTGCGCCTCAGAAGTATCAGATCCAGGTCAAGGGTGACGGCAACAAGTCCCAGGTCAGCGTGCTCAATGAGCAAGGCCAGCCCGACAGCAGTGCCAACGGCCAGCGCATCGTGCGCATCATCACCGATGATCTGAAGTAA
- a CDS encoding lytic transglycosylase domain-containing protein, with protein sequence MYKPMFDASTSQLPSRGGLASVRLRRAVAAALLAGSGWLAMAPAAHADLWAYVDEFGVTHFAAEALDERYKLFFKGELYDSSQPGLQLKQGSVAEGLNARTRMQSFFEVSPRYKSVRPHLQKAAERTGVDYDLIKAVIAVESGFDAEAVSPKGAVGLMQLMPATAERFGVSASKKRSMQQQLVDPAVNVPAGARYLSYLIDLFPGRLDLVLAAYNAGEGAVQKFGKAIPPYKETMNYVKAVTGIYEQLQAARPMSGRVAAAGSAGRAGSRIRMTLPGAASAAADAQIP encoded by the coding sequence ATGTACAAGCCCATGTTCGATGCCTCAACCAGCCAGCTGCCTTCGCGCGGCGGGCTCGCGTCTGTGCGTTTGCGACGTGCAGTGGCCGCTGCCTTGCTGGCGGGCTCGGGCTGGCTGGCCATGGCGCCGGCGGCGCATGCCGATCTCTGGGCCTATGTCGACGAATTCGGCGTCACGCACTTTGCGGCCGAGGCGCTGGACGAGCGCTACAAGCTGTTCTTCAAGGGCGAACTCTACGACAGCAGCCAGCCGGGCCTGCAGCTCAAGCAGGGCTCGGTGGCCGAGGGGCTCAACGCCCGCACGCGCATGCAGAGCTTTTTCGAGGTCTCGCCGCGCTACAAGAGCGTGAGGCCGCATCTGCAGAAGGCGGCCGAGAGAACCGGCGTGGACTACGACCTGATCAAGGCCGTGATCGCCGTGGAGTCCGGCTTCGATGCCGAGGCCGTCTCGCCCAAGGGCGCTGTCGGCCTGATGCAGCTGATGCCGGCCACGGCCGAGCGCTTTGGCGTGTCGGCCAGCAAAAAGCGCAGCATGCAGCAGCAGCTGGTCGACCCGGCCGTGAACGTGCCTGCCGGCGCGCGCTATCTGAGCTATCTGATTGACTTGTTCCCGGGCCGGCTCGATCTGGTGCTGGCCGCCTATAACGCGGGCGAAGGCGCGGTGCAGAAATTCGGCAAGGCGATTCCGCCCTACAAAGAAACAATGAATTACGTCAAGGCCGTCACGGGCATCTACGAGCAGCTGCAGGCAGCTAGGCCCATGAGCGGCCGGGTGGCTGCGGCCGGCTCGGCTGGCCGCGCCGGCTCCCGCATACGCATGACGCTGCCGGGCGCGGCCTCTGCGGCTGCGGACGCGCAAATACCTTGA
- the dapA gene encoding 4-hydroxy-tetrahydrodipicolinate synthase, producing the protein MTSPSVALTGSIVALITPMLEDGSVDYPSLRKLIDWHVAEGTNCIGVVGTTGESPTVNVEEHCEIIRVAVEQAAGRVSIMAGCGANSTHEAIELARYAKKVGADSQLQVVPYYNKPTQEGQYQHFKAIAEATGDLPVVLYNVPGRSVADMQHDTVLRLAQIPGIIGIKEATGNIERAQWLIRDVPAGFGVYSGDDPTAVALMLCGGHGNISVTANVAPRLMSELCKAAMAGDTKRAMEIQFKLMPLHKSLFVEANPIPVKWAAARMGLCGPTMRLPMTQLSEQCEAVVEDALRKVGVL; encoded by the coding sequence ATGACATCACCCTCCGTTGCTCTCACTGGCAGCATTGTTGCCCTCATTACGCCCATGCTCGAAGACGGTAGCGTCGACTACCCGTCGCTGCGCAAACTCATCGACTGGCATGTGGCCGAAGGCACCAACTGCATCGGTGTGGTCGGCACCACCGGTGAATCGCCCACCGTGAATGTCGAAGAGCATTGCGAAATCATTCGTGTCGCCGTGGAACAGGCCGCCGGCCGCGTCTCCATCATGGCCGGCTGCGGCGCCAACAGCACGCACGAAGCCATCGAGCTGGCCAGGTACGCCAAGAAGGTGGGCGCCGACAGCCAGCTGCAGGTCGTTCCCTACTACAACAAGCCCACACAGGAAGGCCAGTACCAGCACTTCAAGGCCATCGCCGAAGCCACTGGAGACCTGCCCGTGGTTCTGTACAACGTGCCCGGCCGCTCGGTTGCGGACATGCAGCATGACACCGTGCTGCGTCTGGCCCAGATCCCCGGCATCATCGGCATCAAGGAAGCCACCGGCAACATCGAGCGTGCTCAATGGCTGATCCGCGACGTGCCTGCCGGCTTCGGCGTCTACTCCGGCGACGACCCCACCGCCGTGGCACTGATGCTGTGCGGCGGCCACGGCAATATCAGCGTGACGGCCAACGTCGCGCCCCGCCTGATGAGCGAGCTGTGCAAGGCTGCCATGGCCGGCGATACCAAGCGCGCCATGGAAATCCAGTTCAAGCTCATGCCTCTGCACAAGAGCCTGTTTGTCGAAGCCAATCCCATTCCCGTGAAATGGGCAGCAGCCCGCATGGGTTTGTGCGGCCCCACCATGCGCCTGCCCATGACGCAGCTGAGCGAGCAATGCGAAGCAGTTGTTGAGGATGCTCTGCGTAAAGTTGGCGTACTCTGA